One uncultured Tolumonas sp. genomic window carries:
- the cbiB gene encoding adenosylcobinamide-phosphate synthase CbiB — MTLVLYSTAFLLDLILGDPHHWPHPIRWIGNSISWVQKQLRAICHSEPALYIGGAVLWVVIVGSTWLITWVVISGLSAVNIWLGRLVELWLAYTILAGRCLSDAAMDVYRALNSGSLENSRRQLSYIVGRDTSQLHETQITRGVVETVAENTVDGVIAPLFYLFLGGVPLAMAYKAINTLDSMVGYKNEKYKAIGCVSARIDDLANLIPARISWLLLAMAAWCLKLDARQAFKIGWRDRYQHKSPNCGWPEATVAGALGVRLGGPNSYFGELVEKPWIGDPLREINQQDIKLTIRLMFIASAMALVLFSIMYWIFH, encoded by the coding sequence ATGACACTTGTTCTTTACAGTACGGCATTTTTACTTGATTTGATCTTGGGCGACCCGCATCACTGGCCGCACCCGATCCGCTGGATTGGGAATAGTATTAGCTGGGTGCAAAAACAGCTCAGAGCGATTTGTCATTCAGAACCTGCGTTATATATCGGTGGTGCTGTGTTATGGGTAGTGATTGTTGGTAGTACTTGGTTGATCACATGGGTGGTGATTTCAGGACTGAGCGCAGTCAATATCTGGCTGGGACGATTGGTTGAACTTTGGCTGGCTTATACCATTCTGGCGGGACGTTGTCTGAGTGATGCGGCAATGGATGTTTATCGCGCACTGAATTCCGGCTCGCTGGAGAATAGTCGCCGGCAGCTGTCATACATTGTCGGGCGCGACACTTCACAGCTTCATGAAACTCAGATCACTCGTGGTGTAGTTGAAACTGTGGCTGAAAACACGGTTGATGGTGTTATTGCACCGCTGTTTTATCTTTTTCTCGGTGGTGTGCCGCTGGCGATGGCCTACAAAGCGATCAACACTCTGGACTCGATGGTCGGCTACAAAAATGAGAAGTATAAAGCAATTGGTTGTGTTTCCGCCCGCATCGATGATCTGGCGAATTTAATTCCTGCACGGATCAGTTGGTTGTTGCTAGCTATGGCGGCCTGGTGTTTAAAGCTTGATGCTCGTCAGGCATTCAAGATCGGTTGGCGCGACCGCTATCAGCATAAAAGCCCTAATTGTGGTTGGCCAGAAGCCACGGTTGCTGGTGCGTTAGGCGTGCGCCTCGGTGGGCCAAACAGCTATTTCGGTGAATTGGTTGAAAAACCGTGGATTGGTGATCCGCTGCGAGAAATTAATCAGCAGGATATCAAACTTACTATCCGCTTGATGTTTATTGCCTCAGCGATGGCATTGGTTCTATTTTCTATCATGTATTGGATATTTCATTAA
- the cobU gene encoding bifunctional adenosylcobinamide kinase/adenosylcobinamide-phosphate guanylyltransferase, with amino-acid sequence MILITGGARSGKSRLAEQFAVQQGDHVLYIATSIITDDEMAERIVIHQQTRPAQWLTHEGYRELGRVIRQRSADCDAIMLECITTMITNLMFDKTGDIPAEMMDFTAIEQRIMAEIEDLIAACLASPCPVYIVTNEVGFGIVPDNLLARRFRDIAGRVNQRLAAKAKEMYLVVSGIELKMKG; translated from the coding sequence ATGATTTTGATCACGGGTGGTGCACGTAGCGGTAAAAGTCGATTGGCAGAACAATTTGCCGTGCAGCAAGGCGATCATGTTTTATACATTGCTACATCCATTATCACGGATGATGAAATGGCTGAACGCATCGTCATTCATCAACAAACCAGACCTGCGCAATGGCTTACGCATGAGGGGTATCGTGAACTCGGTAGGGTGATCCGCCAGCGAAGTGCTGATTGTGATGCCATCATGCTGGAGTGTATTACCACTATGATCACCAATCTGATGTTCGATAAAACGGGTGATATTCCTGCAGAAATGATGGATTTTACGGCCATTGAACAGCGGATCATGGCTGAGATTGAAGATTTGATCGCCGCGTGTCTCGCAAGCCCATGCCCAGTCTATATAGTCACGAACGAAGTGGGTTTTGGCATTGTTCCCGATAATCTGTTAGCCAGACGATTTCGTGATATTGCCGGGCGAGTTAACCAGCGGTTAGCCGCCAAAGCAAAAGAGATGTATTTGGTCGTGTCTGGTATAGAACTAAAGATGAAAGGGTAA
- a CDS encoding DNA-binding response regulator: MSIIEFSNIIVLVVDDSPESLGMLNATLNKAGLTVLVALSGAQALAIVEKVQPDVVLLDAIMPEMDGFDTCQKLKEKLPSTPIIFMTGLNDSEHVIHGFEVGGVDYITKPVVPNEVLARIKVHSHNAKLAKSAQFALDYAGQYVFCVSKQGHLEWATPYAQELIGKINGDILETWKSIQPDIARWITSEHRKEPLQLNQFTPPIQAEYAGEYDQLHALIRLVTPKKRGTEEDLQRELNLTKRESQVLYWLSFGKTNWEIATILEMSPRTVNKHLEQIYKKLNVDNRTAAATISLRLLEAP; the protein is encoded by the coding sequence ATGAGCATTATTGAATTCAGTAACATCATTGTCTTAGTGGTCGACGACTCGCCAGAGTCGCTCGGCATGCTCAACGCAACGCTCAATAAAGCGGGGCTGACCGTGCTGGTGGCGCTAAGCGGTGCACAAGCATTAGCGATTGTGGAAAAAGTGCAGCCCGATGTGGTGTTGCTGGATGCGATCATGCCGGAAATGGACGGCTTTGATACCTGCCAGAAACTCAAAGAAAAGCTGCCTTCCACCCCCATTATATTTATGACCGGGCTGAACGACTCAGAGCATGTTATTCATGGTTTTGAAGTGGGCGGCGTCGATTACATCACCAAACCGGTTGTGCCAAACGAAGTGCTGGCACGAATCAAGGTGCACAGCCATAACGCGAAACTGGCAAAGTCAGCACAATTTGCCCTCGATTACGCAGGGCAATATGTCTTCTGCGTGTCAAAACAGGGCCATTTAGAGTGGGCAACGCCCTACGCACAAGAGCTGATCGGCAAGATCAATGGCGATATTCTGGAAACGTGGAAAAGCATTCAACCCGACATCGCCCGCTGGATCACATCAGAGCATAGGAAAGAGCCTCTGCAACTGAATCAATTTACCCCGCCGATTCAGGCAGAATATGCCGGTGAATATGATCAGTTACATGCGCTGATCCGCTTGGTGACGCCGAAAAAACGCGGTACCGAAGAAGATCTGCAACGCGAACTCAACCTCACCAAACGCGAATCTCAAGTGCTCTACTGGCTCTCTTTTGGCAAAACCAATTGGGAAATTGCCACCATTCTTGAAATGAGCCCCAGAACAGTGAACAAACATCTTGAGCAGATCTACAAAAAGCTCAACGTTGATAACCGCACTGCCGCGGCAACTATTTCACTGCGGTTGCTGGAAGCGCCGTAA
- a CDS encoding ATP-binding protein gives MQNIPTNRRKYNKLVANEMLEDFALRFTSKRARKWSATWIANSALGIVSFLVLEALGGSITLSYGSINALWAIAAVSAVVIFSGIPICYYASKYGVDIDLLSRGAGFGYIGSTIVSLIYASFTFIFFALEAAIMSMALELLLGIPLFWGYIISAVAVIPLVIFGITNISRFQMLSQPLWLTMQIAPLFYVFSHPDSQLDSWLAYTGINQNGNGFNWLLFGSASAVLLAVIAQLGEQVDFLRFLPEQKKTGRFKWWLAMLFGGPGWMLFGAAKLALGSYLAWLAIQHGFYSTEASDPAHMYLNAFGYMTDNTKLALLAAGVFVIMSQLKINVANAYAGSLAWSNFFSRLTHNHPGRVVWMVFNVVIALLLMELGIYQLLEKTLQVYSVLVLAWIGSLVADLIINKPLGLSPPGIEFKRSKLYDINPVGLGSMIIASSVGIAAHLDVFNEAIKAFASYIAFALPFITAPLIAWFTKGKFYLVNANTPIHVHHDHELTCSVCENAYESEDMVHCPVYGGHICSLCCSLDVRCEDKCRPKATIHQQIHTFLHPFLPDELLRKLSSPISQFVIVLTIVSGFMAAIFMIAYSQIPSLSPDNMHAITGGMFKAFVMLLIPVGIISGLFVLARNTSRNAITELKAHTQLLTHEISAHEKTSRQLEQAKKSAETANNAKSRYLAGLSHELRTPLNVLLGYAQLLSDDRKLDHQTREYAHILRRNGKHLSDLLEGLLEISKIEAGRLELQRVEFNLASMLDELAEMFAMEASQKGLEFEYIPCVNLPVYIATDKQRLRQILINLLNNAVKYTREGKVTFRVTYRNQVARFSVQDTGIGLSEHDIQQIFKPFERIQTQSTRAIQGTGLGLTISHALASLMGGDISCQSQPNVGSNFTLTMMMSAVESPVSVPVLINQNITGYTGARQTILVVDDIADQRNLVSNILTPLGFNILQANGAAEALKMAENHTIHLYILDITMPEVSGWQLAIQLRQKGIRSPIMMLSANIHELEKSNVLAKYHNDYLSKPISREQLLTKLSSLLPVDWLFADEPEDKPVVANTDANAEPSAIPSREELTQLINYAEIGFMSAFLKKLDEIIHSGASTEAFFGSIRSDASQCKFEKVVHNLNELINEHY, from the coding sequence ATGCAAAATATTCCTACTAATCGGCGTAAATACAATAAGTTAGTCGCCAATGAGATGTTGGAAGACTTCGCGCTGCGCTTTACCTCGAAACGCGCCCGCAAATGGTCAGCGACTTGGATCGCCAATAGCGCACTGGGCATTGTCTCGTTTCTGGTTTTAGAAGCGTTGGGCGGTTCAATTACACTCTCTTATGGTTCCATCAATGCGCTGTGGGCTATCGCCGCCGTTTCCGCCGTCGTGATTTTCAGCGGCATCCCGATCTGCTACTACGCATCCAAATATGGGGTAGACATTGACTTACTTAGCCGTGGCGCTGGGTTTGGTTATATTGGTTCCACCATCGTTTCGCTGATTTACGCTTCGTTTACCTTTATCTTTTTCGCGCTGGAAGCCGCGATCATGTCGATGGCGTTGGAACTGCTGTTGGGCATCCCGCTGTTTTGGGGTTATATCATCAGTGCGGTGGCGGTGATCCCGCTGGTGATTTTTGGCATCACCAATATCAGCCGTTTTCAGATGTTGTCGCAGCCACTGTGGCTGACCATGCAAATTGCTCCCTTGTTTTATGTCTTCAGCCACCCCGATTCACAACTCGACAGCTGGCTGGCTTACACCGGTATCAATCAAAATGGGAATGGTTTTAACTGGTTACTGTTTGGCAGCGCATCGGCCGTATTACTGGCGGTGATTGCGCAGTTAGGTGAGCAAGTCGACTTTTTGCGTTTTCTGCCAGAACAAAAGAAAACCGGTCGTTTCAAATGGTGGTTAGCGATGCTATTCGGCGGGCCGGGTTGGATGCTATTTGGTGCTGCCAAACTCGCGCTTGGCAGCTATCTGGCGTGGCTGGCAATCCAGCATGGCTTCTACTCCACCGAAGCCAGCGACCCAGCACATATGTATCTCAATGCCTTTGGCTACATGACCGACAACACCAAGCTGGCGCTGTTGGCAGCCGGAGTATTTGTCATTATGTCGCAGCTTAAAATCAACGTTGCGAATGCCTATGCTGGCTCGTTAGCTTGGTCGAACTTCTTCTCTCGCTTAACGCACAACCACCCAGGCCGCGTGGTCTGGATGGTGTTTAATGTCGTGATTGCGCTGTTATTGATGGAGCTCGGCATTTACCAGCTGTTGGAAAAAACCCTGCAAGTTTATTCCGTCTTGGTTTTAGCGTGGATCGGCAGCCTCGTTGCCGACCTTATTATCAATAAACCGCTGGGCTTAAGCCCACCAGGTATCGAGTTTAAACGCTCGAAACTGTATGACATTAATCCGGTCGGTCTCGGCTCAATGATCATTGCCTCATCGGTTGGAATAGCTGCTCACCTCGATGTGTTTAATGAAGCGATCAAAGCGTTTGCTTCTTATATCGCCTTTGCTTTGCCATTTATCACCGCACCACTGATTGCATGGTTCACCAAGGGCAAATTTTATCTGGTCAACGCCAATACACCGATTCATGTTCATCACGATCACGAACTTACCTGCTCGGTGTGTGAAAATGCTTACGAGTCGGAAGATATGGTCCATTGCCCGGTTTATGGCGGTCATATTTGCTCGTTATGTTGCTCGCTTGATGTGCGCTGTGAAGATAAATGCCGCCCTAAAGCCACCATTCATCAGCAGATACACACATTCCTGCATCCGTTTCTTCCCGATGAATTGCTGCGTAAATTGTCCAGCCCCATCAGTCAGTTTGTGATTGTGTTAACCATCGTCAGCGGTTTTATGGCGGCCATTTTCATGATCGCCTACAGCCAAATCCCTTCGCTGTCACCCGACAACATGCACGCGATCACCGGTGGCATGTTCAAAGCATTTGTGATGCTGCTCATTCCGGTTGGCATTATCAGTGGCCTGTTTGTGCTGGCGCGGAACACCAGTCGCAATGCCATCACCGAGCTGAAAGCCCACACCCAACTGTTGACGCATGAGATCAGCGCACACGAAAAAACTTCCCGACAATTGGAACAAGCGAAAAAGTCTGCAGAAACGGCTAATAACGCCAAAAGTCGTTATCTGGCAGGGCTGAGTCATGAATTACGTACACCGCTGAACGTCTTGCTGGGTTACGCGCAACTATTAAGTGACGACCGCAAACTGGATCACCAAACCCGCGAATATGCTCATATTCTCCGGCGGAATGGGAAACACCTCTCAGACCTGTTGGAAGGGTTACTGGAGATTTCCAAAATTGAAGCGGGTCGCCTTGAGCTGCAACGCGTTGAATTTAATCTGGCCTCCATGCTCGATGAGCTGGCTGAGATGTTTGCGATGGAAGCTTCCCAGAAAGGGCTTGAGTTTGAATACATCCCCTGCGTGAATCTGCCCGTCTACATCGCCACCGACAAACAACGCTTACGGCAGATCCTCATCAACTTACTGAATAATGCGGTTAAATATACTCGCGAAGGAAAGGTGACTTTCCGCGTGACCTATCGCAATCAGGTGGCACGTTTTTCCGTACAAGACACGGGGATTGGGCTCTCCGAGCACGACATCCAGCAGATCTTTAAGCCGTTTGAGCGCATTCAAACGCAAAGCACGCGCGCCATTCAAGGTACGGGGCTTGGGCTGACCATTTCCCATGCGCTGGCCAGCCTGATGGGCGGCGATATATCCTGCCAAAGCCAGCCGAACGTGGGCAGCAATTTCACACTAACCATGATGATGTCAGCAGTCGAAAGCCCCGTTTCGGTTCCGGTGCTGATCAACCAAAATATTACCGGCTACACCGGCGCACGACAGACCATTCTGGTCGTTGACGATATTGCTGACCAACGCAATCTGGTGAGCAACATTCTCACGCCACTGGGTTTCAACATCTTGCAGGCGAATGGCGCGGCTGAAGCGCTGAAGATGGCCGAAAATCACACCATTCACCTCTATATTCTTGATATCACCATGCCTGAAGTCAGCGGCTGGCAACTGGCGATCCAGCTACGACAAAAAGGCATTCGCAGCCCGATTATGATGCTGTCAGCCAACATTCATGAGCTGGAAAAAAGTAACGTGCTCGCCAAATATCACAATGATTACCTAAGTAAACCCATCTCGCGGGAACAACTGCTGACCAAACTCAGCAGTTTATTGCCGGTAGACTGGCTTTTTGCAGACGAACCGGAAGACAAACCTGTCGTGGCCAATACAGATGCAAACGCTGAACCCTCAGCGATCCCGTCACGTGAAGAGCTAACCCAGTTAATTAATTATGCGGAAATTGGTTTTATGTCCGCGTTCCTAAAGAAGCTGGATGAAATTATCCATTCTGGTGCCAGCACTGAGGCTTTTTTCGGTTCGATACGCAGCGATGCATCGCAATGTAAATTTGAAAAAGTCGTACATAACCTGAACGAGTTGATAAATGAGCATTATTGA
- the urtA gene encoding urea ABC transporter substrate-binding protein, translating into MKRKLLASSILVASLFGGHAFAADGTIKVGVLHSLSGTMAISETTLKDTMLMLIDEQNKKGGLLGKKIEPVVVDPASNWPLFAEKARELIQKDKVSAIFGCWTSVSRKSVLPVVEELNSVLFYPVQYEGEESSKNVFYTGAAPNQQAIPAVDYLMDQGVQRWALLGTDYVYPRTTNKILEAYLKAKGVKASDIMVNYTPFGHSDWQSIVADVKKFGSAGKKTAVVSTINGDANVPFYKELGNQGISAQDIPVVAFSVGEEELSGIDTKPLVGHLAAWNYFESVDTPANKDFIEKWHKFTGKKERVTNDPMEATYIGFNMWVKAVEKAGTTDPAKVQDALIGVSVPNLTGGYAAMMPNHHITKPVLIGEIQDDGQFEVVSETKGTVVGDEWSDFLPGSKDLISDWRKPLSCGNFNVKTGKCGG; encoded by the coding sequence ATGAAAAGGAAACTACTCGCAAGTTCTATTCTGGTTGCCTCTTTGTTTGGTGGTCACGCGTTTGCCGCAGATGGCACCATCAAAGTGGGTGTACTGCACTCGCTGTCAGGCACCATGGCGATCAGTGAAACCACACTGAAAGACACCATGCTGATGCTGATTGATGAGCAGAACAAGAAAGGTGGCTTGCTAGGCAAGAAAATTGAGCCTGTGGTAGTTGACCCTGCGTCAAACTGGCCGTTGTTCGCGGAAAAAGCGCGTGAGTTAATTCAAAAAGACAAAGTTTCAGCGATTTTTGGTTGCTGGACTTCCGTTTCCCGTAAATCAGTGCTGCCGGTAGTGGAAGAGCTGAACAGCGTGCTGTTCTACCCAGTGCAGTATGAAGGGGAAGAGTCATCCAAAAACGTATTCTACACCGGTGCTGCACCAAACCAGCAGGCGATCCCAGCCGTTGATTATCTGATGGATCAAGGTGTGCAGCGTTGGGCATTGTTGGGTACTGACTATGTGTATCCTCGCACTACCAACAAAATCCTCGAAGCCTACCTGAAAGCCAAAGGCGTGAAAGCGTCTGACATCATGGTGAATTACACCCCATTTGGTCACTCAGATTGGCAATCAATCGTGGCGGATGTGAAGAAATTCGGCTCTGCAGGCAAGAAAACCGCCGTGGTTTCTACCATCAACGGCGATGCGAACGTACCGTTCTACAAAGAACTGGGTAACCAAGGCATCTCTGCACAAGACATCCCAGTTGTAGCCTTCTCTGTCGGTGAAGAAGAGTTGTCAGGCATCGACACCAAACCGTTGGTCGGCCATCTGGCGGCATGGAACTACTTTGAAAGCGTAGACACCCCAGCCAACAAAGATTTCATCGAAAAATGGCACAAATTCACCGGTAAAAAAGAGCGCGTGACCAACGACCCTATGGAAGCGACTTACATCGGTTTCAACATGTGGGTGAAAGCGGTTGAGAAAGCAGGCACCACTGACCCAGCGAAAGTACAAGATGCGCTGATTGGTGTTTCTGTGCCTAACCTGACTGGCGGTTATGCGGCGATGATGCCAAACCACCACATCACCAAGCCTGTGCTGATCGGCGAAATTCAAGACGACGGCCAGTTCGAAGTGGTGTCTGAAACCAAAGGCACTGTCGTTGGTGACGAATGGTCTGACTTCTTACCAGGCTCAAAAGACCTGATCTCTGATTGGCGTAAACCGCTGTCATGCGGCAACTTCAACGTGAAAACAGGTAAATGCGGCGGTTAA
- the urtB gene encoding urea ABC transporter permease subunit UrtB, whose product MMRLIQAGCSRIIVVGLTLMIGLWSVMAQAMTTDEALKALSGRDFTVKQEAITTIAASGEPYAADLFTALDKGGLFFRKSDELMVIRQGDTFVNLTDKQAVAGDSADFKRVAMNNALRRQIAELSAQLALTDPKAEKRLNAVKSMLGKVAGSDRAALMAHQQKETDAKVLAAYDMVISFSKLLDSDAAVRLNAVDALSGVHNPEVVGQLKSVAQNDADAKVKAAAAAAVKKLERSQSFYSGIETLYFGISLGSILVLAGIGLAITFGVMGVINMAHGEMMMLGAYTTFVMQKLLPNEPGIALLLSIPAAFCVSGLIGIVIERSVIRFLYGRPLETLLATFGISLLLQQAVRSIFSPLNQSVIMPSWMSGTWVWNDFLSLTLNRMFIILFSLLVFAGLMWLLKRSRLGLEVRAVSQNRAMARNMGVRSDWVNARTFGLGSGIAGIAGVALSQLTNVGPNLGQGYIIDSFMVVVFGGVGNLWGTLVAGLSLGVANKLLEPYAGAVLAKILILVAIILFIQKRPRGLFPQRGRAVEG is encoded by the coding sequence ATGATGCGATTAATACAGGCAGGATGCAGTCGAATCATCGTAGTGGGTTTAACCCTGATGATAGGTCTCTGGAGTGTCATGGCGCAGGCGATGACCACCGATGAGGCATTAAAAGCACTGAGTGGTCGTGATTTCACGGTGAAACAAGAAGCCATCACGACCATTGCTGCCAGCGGCGAGCCTTATGCAGCTGATCTTTTTACGGCGCTGGATAAAGGGGGACTGTTTTTCCGTAAAAGTGACGAACTGATGGTCATTCGTCAGGGTGACACCTTTGTAAATTTAACCGACAAACAAGCGGTTGCCGGTGACAGTGCTGATTTCAAACGCGTGGCGATGAACAATGCGCTGCGCCGCCAAATTGCTGAATTATCAGCTCAACTGGCCTTAACTGATCCGAAAGCAGAGAAACGCCTGAACGCAGTGAAATCGATGCTGGGAAAGGTGGCGGGTTCCGATCGTGCTGCGCTGATGGCCCATCAACAAAAAGAGACCGATGCCAAGGTGTTAGCGGCCTATGACATGGTGATCTCATTCAGCAAATTATTAGATAGTGATGCTGCAGTGCGCCTGAACGCCGTCGACGCACTCAGTGGAGTGCATAACCCGGAAGTCGTAGGGCAGTTGAAATCTGTCGCGCAGAACGATGCCGATGCCAAAGTGAAAGCGGCCGCAGCTGCAGCGGTGAAAAAACTCGAACGCAGTCAATCATTTTACAGTGGCATTGAAACCCTCTATTTCGGTATCAGCCTCGGTTCTATTTTAGTGCTTGCAGGCATTGGTCTGGCGATCACCTTTGGTGTGATGGGCGTCATTAACATGGCGCATGGCGAGATGATGATGCTGGGTGCCTACACCACCTTCGTGATGCAAAAACTGTTACCGAATGAACCTGGCATTGCGTTGCTGCTCTCAATTCCTGCGGCATTTTGTGTCTCCGGCCTGATCGGCATTGTCATTGAACGCAGTGTTATCCGTTTCTTATATGGCCGCCCACTGGAAACCCTGCTGGCAACCTTTGGGATCAGCCTGCTGTTACAACAAGCGGTACGCTCGATTTTCTCGCCACTGAATCAAAGCGTGATCATGCCTTCGTGGATGAGCGGCACTTGGGTGTGGAACGACTTCCTGTCGCTGACCCTGAACCGCATGTTCATCATTCTGTTTAGCTTGTTGGTTTTCGCTGGCCTGATGTGGTTGCTGAAACGCAGTCGTCTGGGCTTGGAAGTGCGCGCTGTTTCGCAAAACCGCGCTATGGCCCGCAACATGGGGGTTCGCTCGGATTGGGTAAATGCCAGAACTTTCGGTCTGGGGTCAGGCATCGCTGGCATTGCCGGCGTGGCGTTGTCTCAGCTGACCAATGTGGGCCCGAACTTAGGTCAGGGTTACATCATCGATTCCTTCATGGTGGTGGTGTTTGGTGGTGTCGGCAATTTATGGGGCACGCTGGTAGCAGGTTTATCACTGGGGGTGGCGAACAAACTGCTCGAACCGTATGCCGGTGCCGTGCTGGCAAAAATCCTGATTCTGGTTGCGATCATTCTGTTTATTCAGAAACGCCCGCGCGGACTGTTCCCGCAACGTGGCCGTGCGGTTGAGGGCTAA
- the urtC gene encoding urea ABC transporter permease subunit UrtC, giving the protein MLFNSVLKDKAGLSLLSAILIGSVLVVLSNLLLPQDSILYVGSNTVTLLGKYLCYALLAVALDLVWGYLGILSLGHGAFFALGGYAMGMYLMRQIGTRGVYGDPVLPDFMVFLNWHELPWFWYGMNHFWFAMLMVLLVPGLLAFVFGWLAFRSRVTGVYLSIMTQAMTYALLLAFFRNEMGFGGNNGLTDFKDIIGFSLTDDATRAALFLITAVVLCLAYLVCRVIVGSKLGRVAVAIRDAEMRTRFMGYRVEYFKLAIFVFSAMLAGIAGALYVPQVGIINPGEFSPLNSIELVIWVAVGGRATLYGAVVGAILVNYAKSVFTGILPDEWLYALGALFVLVTLFLPKGVTGLLNRKEAV; this is encoded by the coding sequence ATGCTATTCAATTCTGTACTCAAAGATAAAGCGGGCCTGAGTTTGCTCAGTGCCATTCTGATTGGCTCGGTGCTGGTGGTGTTATCAAACCTGCTGTTACCGCAAGACAGCATACTGTATGTCGGTTCCAACACGGTCACGTTGTTAGGGAAATATCTTTGCTATGCCCTGCTTGCCGTGGCACTTGATTTGGTCTGGGGTTATCTCGGCATTTTAAGTCTCGGTCACGGCGCTTTTTTTGCGCTCGGCGGTTACGCGATGGGCATGTATCTGATGCGTCAGATCGGCACGCGCGGTGTGTATGGTGATCCGGTCTTGCCTGATTTCATGGTGTTCCTGAACTGGCACGAACTGCCATGGTTCTGGTATGGCATGAACCATTTCTGGTTCGCCATGCTGATGGTGCTGCTGGTGCCGGGGCTACTGGCGTTTGTGTTTGGCTGGCTGGCATTTCGCTCACGCGTGACCGGCGTTTATCTGTCGATCATGACGCAGGCGATGACCTACGCACTGCTGCTGGCGTTCTTCCGCAATGAGATGGGTTTTGGCGGTAATAACGGCTTAACTGACTTTAAAGACATCATCGGTTTTAGTCTGACCGACGATGCTACGCGCGCGGCGTTATTCCTCATTACAGCCGTTGTGCTCTGTTTGGCTTATCTGGTCTGTCGCGTGATTGTTGGATCTAAGCTGGGGCGTGTGGCGGTTGCGATCCGTGATGCCGAGATGCGCACCCGTTTTATGGGCTATCGGGTGGAATATTTCAAACTGGCGATCTTCGTGTTCTCCGCCATGTTGGCTGGGATCGCAGGTGCTTTGTATGTGCCGCAAGTTGGCATTATCAATCCGGGGGAATTCTCGCCGCTGAACTCCATTGAGCTGGTGATCTGGGTAGCCGTCGGTGGTCGCGCGACGCTCTATGGCGCAGTGGTCGGTGCGATTTTGGTCAACTACGCCAAGTCAGTGTTTACCGGCATTCTGCCCGATGAATGGCTCTATGCACTGGGCGCTCTGTTCGTGCTGGTGACGCTGTTCCTGCCAAAAGGCGTGACGGGTCTACTCAATCGCAAGGAGGCGGTGTGA
- the urtD gene encoding urea ABC transporter ATP-binding protein UrtD: MAPPAPAKLDLRHGVILYLEDINVSFDGFKALNNLNLYINKGELRCIIGPNGAGKSTMMDVITGKTRPDTGSAWFGQNINLLALDEPAIAEAGIGRKFQKPTVFEPLTVEENLELAMAGNKGVWQTFVSKLSGEDRDHLEATLLLIGLVSERHRQAGVLSHGQKQWLEIGMLLMQRPELLLVDEPVAGMTHQEMERTAELLKQLAGKHSVVVVEHDMDFVRSIANKVTVLHQGSVLAEGTMSQVQADPKVIEVYLGESAC, encoded by the coding sequence ATGGCACCCCCTGCGCCAGCGAAGCTCGATTTACGTCATGGCGTGATCCTTTATCTGGAAGATATCAACGTCAGTTTTGATGGCTTTAAAGCACTGAATAACCTCAATCTTTACATCAATAAAGGGGAATTACGCTGCATCATCGGTCCGAATGGGGCAGGTAAAAGCACGATGATGGATGTGATCACGGGTAAAACTCGCCCTGATACCGGTTCGGCGTGGTTTGGTCAGAACATCAACTTGTTGGCACTCGATGAACCCGCAATTGCCGAGGCGGGCATTGGCCGTAAATTTCAAAAACCAACTGTGTTTGAACCGCTGACGGTGGAAGAAAACCTTGAACTGGCCATGGCGGGGAATAAAGGCGTCTGGCAAACCTTCGTCAGCAAGCTCTCTGGTGAAGATCGTGATCATCTTGAAGCAACGCTGCTGTTGATTGGTCTCGTTTCTGAGCGTCATCGTCAAGCCGGTGTGTTGTCACACGGGCAAAAGCAGTGGCTGGAAATTGGCATGCTGCTGATGCAACGCCCCGAATTGCTGTTGGTCGATGAACCGGTAGCGGGAATGACGCATCAGGAGATGGAACGCACCGCTGAACTGCTGAAACAGCTCGCTGGAAAACATTCGGTCGTGGTGGTGGAGCACGATATGGATTTCGTGCGCTCGATTGCCAATAAAGTCACGGTATTACATCAAGGCTCGGTGCTGGCAGAAGGCACTATGAGTCAGGTGCAGGCTGATCCGAAAGTGATCGAGGTTTATCTGGGGGAATCAGCATGCTGA